One window of Equus quagga isolate Etosha38 chromosome 4, UCLA_HA_Equagga_1.0, whole genome shotgun sequence genomic DNA carries:
- the TTC14 gene encoding tetratricopeptide repeat protein 14 produces MDRDLLRQSLNYHGPSLLSLLRSEQQDNPHFRSLLGSGAEPARGPPPQQQLQGRKEKRVDNTEIQKFISKKADLLFALSWKSDAPATSEVNEDNEDHYAIMPPLEQFMEIPSMDRRELFFRDIERGDIVIGRISSIREFGFFMVLICLGSGIMRDISHLEITALCPLRDVPSHSNHGDPLSYYQTGDIIRAGIKDIDRYHEKLAVSLYSSSLPPHLSGIKLGVISSEELPLYYRRSVELNSNSLESYENIMESSLGFVNPGVVEFLLGKLGIDESNPPSLMRGLQSKNFSEDDFASALRKKQSASWALKCVKIGVDYFKVGRHVDAMNEYNKALEIDKQNVEALVARGALYATKGSLNKAIEDFELALENCPTHRNARKYLCQTLVERGGQLEEEEKFLNAESYYKKALALDETFKDAEDALQKLHKYMQKSLELREKQAEKEEKQKTKKIETSAEKLRKLLKEEKRLKKKRRKSTSSSSSVSSADESVSSSSSSSSSGHKRHKKRKRNRSESSRSSKRHSAKASSNQIDQNRKDEYFPVPPNTSASFLNQKQEVEKLLEKQDRLPYQKKQVKEKDRCPLSSSSVEIPDDFGGRSEDPRDFYDSCKTQAGSSKTEKPYKSERHFSSRRDSSDSFCRNSEDKVKIYGYRRFEKDIEGRKEHSRRWEPGSLRYSTSPASSDYSWKSVEKYKKYAYSGSRDFSRHEQRHQLNKNQGEYEREDNYEEDIKKEVPEEDGLNIKEQSESGVKKNLPQNLVNIFNQIAAFEKEKGNKPKN; encoded by the exons ATGGACCGGGACCTCCTGCGGCAGTCCCTGAATTACCACGGGCCGTCATTGCTGTCCCTGCTCCGGAGCGAACAGCAGGACAATCCGCACTTCCGGAGTCTCCTGGGGTCGGGGGCCGAGCCTGCCCGGGGCCCGCCGCCCCAGCAGCAGTTACAGGGCAG aaaagagaagagagttgACAACACTGAAATACAAAAATTCATTTCCAAAAAAGCGGATCTGCTTTTTGCACTTTCCTGGAAATCAGATGCTCCCGCAACTTCTGAAGTTAATGAAGACAATGAGG atcATTATGCAATCATGCCACCTTTGGAGCAGTTCATGGAGATACCTAGTATGGACCGGAGAGAGTTGTTTTTTCGAGATATTGAGCGTGGTGATATAGTGATTGGACGAATTAGTTCCATTCGGGAGTTTGGGTTTTTCATGGTGTTGATATGTTTAGGCAGTGGCATCATGAGAGACATATCCCACTTAGAAATCACA GCTCTTTGTCCATTAAGAGATGTGCCTTCTCACAGTAACCACGGAGATCCTTTGTCATATTACCAAACTGGTGACATCATTCGAG ctggAATCAAGGATATTGACAGATATCATGAAAAGCTTGCAGTATCTCTATATAGCTCATCTCTTCCACCACACCTATCTGGTATTAAATTAGGTGTAATTAGTTCTGAAGAGCTTCCTTTGTACTACAG gaggagtGTTGAACTAAATAGCAATTCTTTGGAATCCTATGAAAATATCATGGAGAGTTCTTTGGGATTTGTTAATCCAGGAGTAGTTGAATTCCTTCTaggaaaactaggaatagatgaATCTAATCCACCATCTTTAATGAGAGGcctacaaag caAAAATTTCTCTGAAGACGATTTTGCTTCTGCATTAAGAAAGAAACAGTCTGCATCTTGGGCTTTAAAATG TGTGAAGATTGGagttgattattttaaagttggACGCCACGTGGATGCTATGAATGAATACAATAAGGCTCtggaaatagacaaacaaaatgtggaggCTTTGGTAGCTCGTGGAGCATT ATATGCAACAAAAGGAAGTCTGAACAAAGCTATAGAAGATTTTGAGCTTGCACTGGAAAACTGTCCAACTCACAGGAATGCAAGAAAGTACCTCTGCCAGACACTTGTAGAAAGAGGAGGGCA gttagaagaagaagaaaagtttttaaatgctgaaagtTACTATAAGAAAGCTTTGGCTTTGGATGAGACTTTTAAAGATGCAGAGGATGCTTTGCAGAAGCTTCATAAATATATGCAG AAATCTTTggaattaagagaaaaacaagctgaaaaggaagaaaagcagaaaacaaagaaaatagaaacaagtgCAGAAAAGTTGCGTAAGCtcttaaaagaggagaaaag gctaaagaagaaaagaagaaaatcaacttCTTCCTCTTCAAGTGTTTCTTCTGCTGATGAATCAGTTTCTTCTTcatcatcctcttcctcttctggccACAAAAGGCATAAGAAACGTAAGAGGAACCGTTCAGAGTCTTCTCGAAGTTCCAAAAGGCATTCAGCTAAGGCATCCTCTAATCAGATAGATCAGAATAGGAAAGATGAGTACTTCCCAGTTCCACCCAATACTTCAGCATCTTTTCTTAACCAAAAACAAGAAGTGGAAAAATTACTGGAAAAGCAGGATAGGTTACCATAtcaaaagaaacaggtaaaagaGAAAGATAGATGCCCTCTCTCTTCATCTTCAGTTGAAATTCCGGATGATTTTGGAGGTAGGTCTGAAGATCCAAGAGATTTTTATGATAGCTGTAAAACTCAGGCAGGTAGTAGCAAAACAGAAAAGCCTTATAAATCAGAAAGACATTTTTCCAGTAGAAGAGATTCCTCAGATTCCTTCTGTAGGAATTCAGAGGACAAGGTGAAAATTTATGGTTATAGGAGATTTGAAAAAGAcatagagggaagaaaagagcacTCTAGAAGGTGGGAACCAGGTTCCTTGAGGTATTCCACTTCACCAGCAAGCTCAGACTACTCTTGGAAGTcagttgaaaaatacaaaaagtacgCTTACTCTGGATCACGTGATTTCAGTAGACATGAGCAAAGACAtcagttaaataaaaatcaaggagAATATGAAAGAGAGGATAATTATGAGGAGGATATTAAAAAAGAGGTTCCAGAAGAAGATGGACTGAATATCAAAGAGCAATCAGAAAGcggagttaaaaaaaatttacctcaAAATTTAGTCAATATATTTAATCAGATAGCtgcatttgagaaagaaaagggaaataagcCAAAAAATTAA